One region of Triticum aestivum cultivar Chinese Spring chromosome 6B, IWGSC CS RefSeq v2.1, whole genome shotgun sequence genomic DNA includes:
- the LOC123138472 gene encoding uncharacterized protein has translation MLGLNPSGCGQPVSQPCPLWRSTLACAPMTEPSVPAMAVGCRFPVRAEFADSLEHPDPVPLAVLLRRDATPATPADSNAGSGCRQHVGCASPGRMQGENRCRQPGSPTRSAQSTHRVNPEAPGWTKRLHLGSAPPDRTPCPYRMSALEQSIRKYAPAPRSSQSWHPACPHMRRLCVSAGATTTRCSLLPVEQDVRCCGGQAQDANGGRE, from the exons ATGCTGGGCTTGAATCCTTCTGGATGCGGTCAACCAGTAAGTCAACCCTGCCCGCTTTGGAGATCTACCCTTGCATGTGCCCCCATGACGGAGCCGTCGGTGCCCGCCATGGCCGTGGGTTGCAGGTTTCCGGTGCGAGCGGAGTTCGCGGACAGCCTGGAACATCCAGATCCGGTGCCTCTTGCGGTGCTCCTGCGACGTGATGCCACCCCTGCTACGCCGGCGGATTCGAATGCGGGCTCCGGGTGCAGGCAGCACGTTGGTTGCGCTAGCCCTGGGAGGATGCAGGGTGAAAATCGCTGTCGACAGCCGGGCTCTCCGACGAGGTCTGCGCAGTCCACCCACAGGGTAAATCCAGAGGCGCCGGGATGGACCAAAAG GTTACATCTTGGGAGTGCGCCACCGGACAGAACGCCGTGTCCATATAGGATGAGTGCTTTAGAGCAGTCAATTCGCAAGTATGCCCCTGCTCCCCGCTCGTCGCAGTCCTGGCATCCCGCTTGTCCCCACATGCGTCGTCTTTGTGTCTCCGCCGGTGCCACCACTACTCGCTGCTCGTTGCTGCCAGTCGAGCAAGATGTCCGGTGCTGCGGTGGACAAGCACAAGACGCCAACGGAGGAAGAGAATAG